A single Bosea sp. PAMC 26642 DNA region contains:
- a CDS encoding carboxymuconolactone decarboxylase family protein, translating to MLYQHPRPIPASRFERGRQALSEIDGNGGEAVAAALSDIAPDFARYLIEFPFGDIYSRPGLDLRAREIATIAALAALGNAAPQLKIHIQAGLNIGLSRDEIVEILMQMAVYAGFPAALNGLFAAKEVFAGEIA from the coding sequence ATGCTTTATCAACACCCACGACCAATCCCGGCATCCCGCTTCGAGCGCGGCCGGCAGGCACTCTCCGAGATCGACGGTAATGGCGGGGAGGCCGTTGCCGCGGCACTATCCGACATTGCTCCCGACTTTGCCCGCTACCTGATCGAGTTTCCATTCGGCGACATCTATTCGCGCCCAGGTCTCGATTTGAGAGCGCGCGAGATCGCCACCATCGCCGCATTGGCTGCGCTCGGCAATGCCGCGCCGCAGCTCAAGATCCATATTCAGGCTGGCCTCAATATTGGGCTTAGCCGCGACGAGATCGTTGAAATTCTCATGCAGATGGCCGTCTACGCCGGATTCCCTGCTGCCCTGAACGGCCTCTTTGCCGCAAAAGAAGTGTTTGCAGGCGAAATCGCTTGA